The Bacteroidota bacterium genomic sequence CTCCATCCTGGGAGCCTGAACAGATTGGCTTTTTCTTATTTCGTCTGACAACCCAAGCGAATAGGTTTTAGTCCGGAGGAATTTTTTAAAGTCGTTAATATCACTGAACACATCCTGATCTTTCACAGGGATTGGTGTACCTATCCGGACTCTAACCTTTTTTCCCTCTTTATTGAACAGTTCAGATGGAAGCTTGGCAGTTCTGAGCAAAGGATGTATCATACCCAGGATCTGGAACATCCTGCTGTTATGACCCTCAAAATAAACAGGCAGAATGGGCACCTGGGCTTTTTTTATGAATTTTATAACAGAAAGCTGCCAATTTCTGTCGGTCACTTTTTTCTTATCAAACTGATAGGAAGAGACTTCACCGGCAGGATAGATACCTAAGGGAAATCCTTTTGAAAGGTGGCTAAAAGCCTCCTTTAATCCAGAATAGGAAGACCTGACATCTTTATGGGTTTCAAAAGGATTTACCGGAAGAAAAAAGCTTTCAACAGGCTGGATTTTTGTTAGCAGAAAATTCACCAGTATCTTGAAATCAGGCCTTGCTGTTCCCAGCAATTTGATCAGTAAAATACCATCCAATCCACCATAAGGATGATTATGAATGGAAATAAAAGGACCTTCCTTTGGTATGTTTGCCAGATCTTCCTCCGGGATTTCAAACGTAAAACCCAGCTCTTCTATCACCTTATCAATGAAAGCCTGTTCTTTCAGTCCTGAAACAAGATTATATCTGTCATTTAGTACGTTAAGTTTCAGGGTTTTCATCATGAACCTTGCAGCAGAGTCACCTCCAAGGTACTTAAGGGGTTTTACCGAGCTTAAAAGATCCTGAGGTTTGATAAGGTCCATATTTTCCTATTTCAATTTTACGAACAGATACAAAGGTATCAAATAAATACTCCCAGATTGATGCTAAATAAGCATTTCCATGAATCCTTCACGGAACAATCTGCCTTGCTTTTGTTATTGCAGTAAGATTTTCTTATTAAGGATTTCCTGTCCATTACTGATTTTAAGAATATACAATCCACCAGGGAATCCACTAAGGTCAAAATCTTTCATTATATCCATATTTTTCCCCTGCAAAGATTGATCAAAGAGGATTTTCCCTTCTACGTCGAAGAGGGAAAGATGGATCTGTTCGTTTTCTCCACTGTTGAATTCTATCCTGAAAATACCTTTTGATGGGTTTGGATATACCGCAATTTCATCTTCCTGCAGATCATTAAGTCCAACGTAAGGATCATAAGGATACTCGGCGGTATAAAATCCTCTTCCATGGGTAGCTGCAAGTACTGTATTATCGGATTGGCGCAATTGAAGCATATCGGTTCTTACATTGGCAAGACCGTCAATTGCAGGCTCCCAGACAGTGTTTTGAAGGTGCAGAGTATTGGTTGACCAGACTCCAATTTCCGTTGCCAGGAGGGCCTGTTCTGAGTTTTCAGGGTGATATATTGCCCATCTGACAGGAATATCGGGAAAATTCCCCTGTTTTACCTCCCAGTTCTGACCACCATCGAGGGATTGGAATATCTGGGTTACTCCATAATTGGAGAAGGTCACCAGCAATTCATTTTCGCTTGCACCGATGGCAACGCAGGAAATATTGGCTATCGGGAAGTTTGATCCAGTAATTTCGTCAACAGTGGGGGAGCTTTGAGCGTTTATCACTTTATAAAGTCTTCCCGACTGTGTACCCACGAACAAAGTAGATGTACCCGTTGGAGAGTAGGGAGAATATTTTACGTGGGAAAAGGGAATAAAATTGCCTGTACCAAGTGTGATATAGGCTTCCGTAGGATAATTAGGAATATTTTTAATTCTCAGCAATTGATCCGCATGACTGCCAAAGAAACTACAGGCATTGGCATAAAGAATGTTTTCTTTGTAGTCGTAATCGGCAGGACTGATGAAGGTACCGCTATAATCACCGGCATTATTGTAATAGCTCCCGTTAACGAAAATGCTGTAGCGGTTATAATAAACAGAAGTAATGAAAATATCGGGATCATCTTCGTCCCAGAAGCATGCGGCGCCATCGCCTCCATCGATCATATCGTTGATATCCAAAGCTTCATCATTGTAATACAAAGTACCGTTATCCTGCAATCCTCCGATAAATCTGTTTTCTCCGGAGACCGGAGATATTGCACAAGTATAGAATTGCAGGCTGTTATAGCTATGGGTTTTCTCTTCAAAATCGGGGTTGGAGGAAGTACCTTCGGAGGTATAGAAAACCCCTCCATCGCTACCGTAGAGCACTTCATCTGATGATCCTGGTTTAAAGAGGGAAACATGTTGGTCGGCATGCACATAATCGGGACCACCTCCGTAATACATCAATGACCAGTCTGACAGGTGGCTCCAGTTCATTCCGCCGTTGCTGGTTTTCCAAACATCAAGTCCACCAACATACATATGATCCGGGTTGTTTGGATCGACGCCAGCAGAGAGTGCGTGCCAGGCAAGGGTAGCCCATTCATTATCCGGCAATGGTAAAGTTAACCATGATTGTCCGGAATCGCTTGTGCGTAGAATGTATAATCCCCTATAGTACGTAAATCCATCGGTATATCCGACGGCAAACAGTGCATAGACTCTTGACGGGTCAGAGGGAGCGGAAGCAAGGACAACACGACCGGGTATATTATAATATGACTGTCCCAGGATATAATTGGCCTGATCGTCGTAAACGGTCCAGGAGCCGGTTGTCCCGTTATCGGAATATAAAATGACACCACCGCCATCAAGGTTGGGATTTTGCATAGTACCGACGAAAATCCTGCCATTGGAAGCAATTTCTATATCGGAGACAGGGTATGGATTGCTAGCACCGTTCATATCGGGTAAGACCTGTTCCCAGGAAATACCTCCATCTATCGAGCGATAGAGTCCATCATAGGGTTCGCTTTGCTGAACAATTCCATGGTATATTCCGGAGGTCACCCCTGCATAGATCACACTGGTTCCATTCTCGTCTCTGACAGCTACATCGGTTACATATTTCCAACCGGAGGTTGAAGGGAGGAAATTCCAGGATAGTCCTCCATCCGTTGATTTCAATATACCCATGCCAACCCCGGAAGATTCACGGTAAATGGTTACAGCGGTTTCTCCTTCACCGGTTCCGACGTAGAAAGTCTGAGGATCGTTAGGATCATAGCAAATTGAGGAAATAGCAAGGTTATCCCAGAAATCCCCGACAGGAATCCATGGGCTGTCGTCATCGGTTATATCTTCATTATACCAGAGTCCTCCGGTAACACTTCCTGCCCATACTTTATTACCCGATTCATCAATGGGATCATACATAATGGCCCTGGTGCGGCCTCCCATGTTGGCATCGGTTGCCGACCACTGAACTGTAGATGTATTTGACCGCAGGGTGCTTTCATTCCTGATGCGTTCAGCCGCCAGGTATCCCTGTTTTAAACGATCCATAGGTACAGTACCGGTTGCCGGATCAGCAAGCATAAAATAATTCTGCATAGCTGCGAGATCCGGACGATCAGGCCTTTTTAAGCCTTTATAATTTGCTTCCGGCAAATCCGGCATTTTAGCATATTCTTCCATCAGAAAACGCTCGTAACGTTGACGGTCGCTTTCCTGATTAAAAAAAACAAAAGTAACAACAGCCAAAACCAATATGGCCGTTAATAAAACGGAAAAATTCTTTTTCATCGGAGGGAGCATTAGTAATTAATCAGGACAAAGTTAGTATTTAATTTGTTAGCATAGTTAATTCCCATCTTCGGATCAACAACAGGAACCTCCAAATAAATATGGCCGGAAAAAACCTTAAGACTTGTTGTTAATCTTTTCCGACATCACAAACAATTGGCTGCAAATTGCCAGCAAGAAGAAGCTGTTGGCCACGAAAAACCAGTTGAAATGATTTTTAACACCCAGAAATTCACCACCGGCAAAAAAGGCGATCACTCCACCCAGGAGTAATAATCCTCCGGCAGTACCCGCCATCCAGGAAATCAGTTTAGCAATGTTTTTCATAATCTAAAGTATTATGTATCCGGAACGATTAACAATGAGATTCAA encodes the following:
- a CDS encoding T9SS type A sorting domain-containing protein — encoded protein: MKKNFSVLLTAILVLAVVTFVFFNQESDRQRYERFLMEEYAKMPDLPEANYKGLKRPDRPDLAAMQNYFMLADPATGTVPMDRLKQGYLAAERIRNESTLRSNTSTVQWSATDANMGGRTRAIMYDPIDESGNKVWAGSVTGGLWYNEDITDDDSPWIPVGDFWDNLAISSICYDPNDPQTFYVGTGEGETAVTIYRESSGVGMGILKSTDGGLSWNFLPSTSGWKYVTDVAVRDENGTSVIYAGVTSGIYHGIVQQSEPYDGLYRSIDGGISWEQVLPDMNGASNPYPVSDIEIASNGRIFVGTMQNPNLDGGGVILYSDNGTTGSWTVYDDQANYILGQSYYNIPGRVVLASAPSDPSRVYALFAVGYTDGFTYYRGLYILRTSDSGQSWLTLPLPDNEWATLAWHALSAGVDPNNPDHMYVGGLDVWKTSNGGMNWSHLSDWSLMYYGGGPDYVHADQHVSLFKPGSSDEVLYGSDGGVFYTSEGTSSNPDFEEKTHSYNSLQFYTCAISPVSGENRFIGGLQDNGTLYYNDEALDINDMIDGGDGAACFWDEDDPDIFITSVYYNRYSIFVNGSYYNNAGDYSGTFISPADYDYKENILYANACSFFGSHADQLLRIKNIPNYPTEAYITLGTGNFIPFSHVKYSPYSPTGTSTLFVGTQSGRLYKVINAQSSPTVDEITGSNFPIANISCVAIGASENELLVTFSNYGVTQIFQSLDGGQNWEVKQGNFPDIPVRWAIYHPENSEQALLATEIGVWSTNTLHLQNTVWEPAIDGLANVRTDMLQLRQSDNTVLAATHGRGFYTAEYPYDPYVGLNDLQEDEIAVYPNPSKGIFRIEFNSGENEQIHLSLFDVEGKILFDQSLQGKNMDIMKDFDLSGFPGGLYILKISNGQEILNKKILLQ